The following is a genomic window from Amycolatopsis australiensis.
TCCACGAATCTGGCGCGATGGCGCCCCAGTCTCCGCGGCCCGACCGCCACCTCGACTCCGAACGCGGGTTCCTCGAAGTCGCCGGGCGCGACCCGGACCGCCCGCTGCGCGACCAGCTGCTCGGCTTCCGCGACCTCGTGTCGGCCGACATGGACTGGGCCGACAGCCGGAAGCGGCGGTTCCGGCGGCGGGCGTCGGTGGTGCGCGTGGCCGCGCTGCTGCTCACCGCGGCGTCGACCGTGGTGCTCGGCATCCAGGAGATCCCGGCGCGGGCGTCGATCGCGCTGCCGATGGTCGCGCTGGTCACCGTGCTCACCGGGCTCGAGACGTTCTTCAACTGGCGCTCGCGCTGGGTGCTGATGGAGGAGACGCGCTACAACCTGAACCGGATCCGCGACGAGATGGACTACTACATCGTCGGGACGCCGACGGCCG
Proteins encoded in this region:
- a CDS encoding DUF4231 domain-containing protein produces the protein MAPQSPRPDRHLDSERGFLEVAGRDPDRPLRDQLLGFRDLVSADMDWADSRKRRFRRRASVVRVAALLLTAASTVVLGIQEIPARASIALPMVALVTVLTGLETFFNWRSRWVLMEETRYNLNRIRDEMDYYIVGTPTAELSRERLQEFFDRHQTTWADASRRWIEFRRLDRPPQSPEIRA